A window of Lytechinus variegatus isolate NC3 chromosome 15, Lvar_3.0, whole genome shotgun sequence contains these coding sequences:
- the LOC121428319 gene encoding surfeit locus protein 6 homolog, whose product MDMECADLMSSLQLHNDYFKSMTDLIPARYYFEQESKQGPAGSGKFFHNAKEKAPKQKVKDKSKKKTSNKRQRLDPDQQRSVTQIQEGMDKGQISGKDGIATSSRLWKEKSEDESESDAMGTGLEDLSDDSGNEDDSKPSISSRIKPMSVESVSSSATIDELREKVRQRIEELRTKRKAKAPLMEDVVPKKVARREAEKEKKKKADAIKAMKASKAQLEILEKAKQNKLMVNGDVHSDSDDSSDDNINQRTKKSNETSTKGGKGGQKTVEAKEAAVGFSQFDFTESEREQPKKKKRKKVTEPRSNKDFGRLLKKAELKEKKMAEMKEKDPEKAQEVETEGKWKTVIDRAQGIKVKDDVELLKKSIKRKEQRKKASKKQWEARQTKLEEKMKQKETKKRTNIKAKTDARKAKKVKRLQKKGKLLLQD is encoded by the exons ATGGACATGGAATGTGCAGACCTCATGAGTAGTCTGCAACTGCATAATGACTACTTCAAGAGTATGACTGATCTGATACCTGCCAGGTATTACTTTGAACAAGAATCCAAACAAGGTCCAGCGGGCTCTGGCAAGTTCTTTCATAATGCAAAAG AGAAAGCACCCAAGCAGAAGGTCAAAGACAAGTCCAAAAAGAAGACCAGTAACAAGCGACAGCGTTTGGACCCAGACCAGCAGCGTAGCGTAACCCAAATACAGGAGGGCATGGATAAGGGTCAGATCTCGGGTAAAGATGGGATCGCCACCTCTAGTCGGTTGTGGAAAGAGAAATCGGAGGATGAGTCAGAGAGTGATGCCATGGGGACAGGCCTGGAAGACCTCTCAGATGATAGTG GTAATGAAGATGATTCCAAACCATCCATCTCATCAAGGATTAAACCGATGAGTGTGGAGTCTGTCTCAAGTAGTGCAACTATTGATGAACTCAGAGAAAAGGTCCGACAAAGAATAGAAGAACTCCGAACAAAGCGGAAAGCAAAAGCACCTTTAATGGAAGACGTGGTACCGAAAAAAGTTGCCCGAAGAGAAgcggaaaaggagaagaagaagaaagcagATGCCATCAAGGCAATGAAAGCTTCTAAAGCACAGTTGGAAATCTTGGAAAAAGCCAAACAGAACAAACTGATGGTTAATGGTGACGTTCACAGTGACAGTGATGATTCTAGCGATGACAACATCAACCAAAGAACTAAAAAGAGTAATGAGACGTCTACCAAGGGCGGGAAAGGTGGGCAGAAGACAGTGGAAGCTAAGGAGGCAGCTGTTGGCTTCAGCCAGTTTGACTTTACGGAGAGCGAGCGAGAACAGcccaagaagaagaagaggaagaaggtgACGGAGCCCAGGAGCAACAAAGACTTTGGCCGTCTGCTAAAGAAGGCGGAGCTCAAGGAGAAAAAGATGGCAGAGATGAAGGAGAAGGATCCAGAGAAAGCCCAGGAGGTGGAGACGGAAGGCAAGTGGAAGACAGTCATCGATAGGGCACAGGGGATCAAG GTCAAGGATGATGTGGAGCTTCTGAAGAAGTCCATCAAGCGGAAGGAGCAACGCAAGAAAGCGAGCAAGAAGCAATGGGAGGCACGTCAAACTAAACTGGAGGAGAAGATGAAGCAGAAAGAGACCAAGAAGAGGACCAATATCAAGGCCAAGACCGATGCCCGCAAAGCCAAGAAGGTTAAGAGGTTACAAAAGAAGGGCAAGCTTCTTCTACAGGACTGA
- the LOC121429053 gene encoding uncharacterized protein LOC121429053, which produces MGPSKGQEQMSNSWTIYDNIEQYRGKVALKERDHRAYFESSQFKKRQHEEEIAILRRDNKDTRATLAQKTLKGDARVITQALSCRKEEQLALQRKTAEVGT; this is translated from the exons ATGGGTCCATCAAAAGGGCAAGAGCAGATGTCCAATTCTTGGACAATCTATGACAACATCGAGCAATACAGGggtaaagtcgctcttaaag AGCGTGACCACAGGGCCTACTTTGAAAGTTCTCAGTTCAAGAAAAGGCAGCATGAAGAAGAAATCGCAATACTCAGACGAGATAACAAAGACACGAGAGCGACCCTTGCACAGAAAACACTCAAG GGGGACGCCAGGGTGATAACACAAGCTTTGTCGTGTCGGAAAGAGGAACAGCTAGCCCTTCAACGTAAAACAGCCGAGGTTGGTACATGA